Within the SAR202 cluster bacterium genome, the region CTGCGCGCCAAATGCTGAGGGTGCTGGTCAGGGGGATGGGGCTCTCGATCACGCCGAGCTCCGCCACCTGGAGGAACCCGAGCGCCTTGCCGAAGCCGTTGATCACGTGCACCGCCCCGGTAACCTTGCGCTGGAACACATTCTCCCCGTGCGGCATGATTACGGTGACGCCCGTGCGAACGGGACCTTTGCCGATGGCCAGTGGGCCGTTGCCATCGATCAATGTGACGTGGCCGACAGTCACCTCCGGCACATCCGTTATGGAGTTGTGTGGGCCGCGCGGCATGATGCCGATCTCGAGGCCGAGGTCCTGCGCGCGGGGCCTGGTGTTTGTCATTAGATTTCTCCTGCTTATTCAACGGTATTTGCTCGCAGGGAAGGATATGCCAACCTGCGTGCGTGGGCAACATCAGCCGGTGCCCTATGTTAAGATCCCGTCCAGAATTCATAGCTGTGAGGTAAGTCCGAATGGCCGGCCTGAAGCAACTGACTGCGGAAGATGTTCTGAGATTCAAGGGCGTTGGAGACGCCAATGTCTCGCCGGATGGGGAGATGGTCGCGTTCGTAGTCGGAGACTCCTTCGTACTGGATACGAAGCTGTCCCGGAGCAACATCTGGGTCGTGCCCACTTCCGGTGGGTCGGCGCGCCAGCTTACGACGGGCCCGCGCTCGGACTCCAATCCGCGGTGGTCGCCGGACGGCCGGTTGCTGGCCTTTCTGTCGGACCGTGAGAAGGACGGGCAGCGCCAGGTGTTCGTGATGGCGCGGGAGGGCGGTGAAGCCGTGCGGATCACGGACATCGAAGGGGCTATCCCGTCCCCGCGCAGCCTGGACCCGCTGGCGTGGTCGCCGGACGGCTCACGCATCGCGTTCCTCCTTGTTGATGCGGACACTGAAGAGGAGAAACGCAAGAAGAAGGAGAAATTCGACCAGATCGAGTTCGAGCAGGACCCAAAGTTCGCGCGGCTGTACGTGATAGACGTTCCGGACATCTCGCGCGGGCCTGTGGCCGTGCCGCCGGCCCGGTGCGTGTCGCCCGCCGGACTCCAGATCTGGGAGTTCGGATGGTCATCCGACGGCGCGCAGTTCGCCGCGGTAGTCTCGGGCGAGCCTTTCGAGCAGTCCTGGTACCACTGCCGGCTGGTCGCGTTCCCGGCGGCCGGCGGCGGCGCAGCCAGGACGCTCCACAAGACCGCGCGGCAGGTCTCCAAGCCGGCGTGGTCGCCGGACGGTGAGCAGATAGCGTTCCTTACCTCTAACTGGAGCGACCGCGGGATCACCGGTGGCTCGGTCTATGTCGTCCCGGCTGATGGCGGCGAGGCTCGCGACCTGAGCAAAGGGCATGTTGCCAGCGCCGACTACGTCCGGTGGCTGGGCAACGACCGCGTCGTCACCACCGCGCAGGAGACCGGCGGATTCGGCGTGGCGGACATCGATGTGGTGTCCGGGAAGCGGCGCTCGCTATGGCGCGGCGACGCGGCTCTCGCCCAGGCGAGCACGACGTTCAGCATGGACCGCGAAGGGAATGTCGCCGTCGTGAGGGAAGACCCCACG harbors:
- a CDS encoding S9 family peptidase, yielding MAGLKQLTAEDVLRFKGVGDANVSPDGEMVAFVVGDSFVLDTKLSRSNIWVVPTSGGSARQLTTGPRSDSNPRWSPDGRLLAFLSDREKDGQRQVFVMAREGGEAVRITDIEGAIPSPRSLDPLAWSPDGSRIAFLLVDADTEEEKRKKKEKFDQIEFEQDPKFARLYVIDVPDISRGPVAVPPARCVSPAGLQIWEFGWSSDGAQFAAVVSGEPFEQSWYHCRLVAFPAAGGGAARTLHKTARQVSKPAWSPDGEQIAFLTSNWSDRGITGGSVYVVPADGGEARDLSKGHVASADYVRWLGNDRVVTTAQETGGFGVADIDVVSGKRRSLWRGDAALAQASTTFSMDREGNVAVVREDPTSPQDVWLMRRKGREVAWTKLTDLHPQAAQFALPTVQALKWKAPDGLEIQGIVIFPPGDRKGPLPTVVIPHGGPTGMTACRFPNSTRFFGMLAAAGMAVFMPNPRGSTGWGLEFAEANIGDMGGKDWEDIVAGIDYCVAKGIAHPDRLGVGGGSYGGFMTGWAITQTDRFKAAVGIAGVYDWRSQHGKSFLSDWDSIHYGGADPWDPDGVYRKFSPITFIKRARTPTLLLHGEMDGDVPVEQSYEFYRALKDHDVQTSLVVYPREHHGFSERAHLIDMYRRTVVWFRERLVVGR